A single Populus nigra chromosome 13, ddPopNigr1.1, whole genome shotgun sequence DNA region contains:
- the LOC133670916 gene encoding stress-induced protein KIN2-like codes for MADNTQKMSFQVGEAKGQAQEKASTLMDRAGNAAQSAKESVQEAGQQVMSTAQGAVEGVKNATGMNK; via the exons ATGGCTGACAATACCCAGAAGATGAGCTTCCAAGTTGGTGAGGCCAAGGGCCAAGCTCAG gAGAAGGCCAGTACCTTGATGGACAGAGCTGGTAATGCTGCTCAATCTGCAAAGGAATCAGTGCAAGAG GCTGGTCAACAGGTGATGTCTACGGCACAGGGAGCTGTTGAAGGAGTGAAGAATGCAACTGGCATGAACAAATGA